The following are encoded in a window of Fischerella sp. PCC 9605 genomic DNA:
- a CDS encoding Crp/Fnr family transcriptional regulator, with the protein MVSASLSVINYSDKTITRHFKHRSFIPLPQDVLWKIEKGVVRNVTWHEDGTLVTLGVWGPGDIVGRALSKIEPYEIECLTKVEATIFPIEKSYPLTEVLLAHVQQSEELMVIRSYKTVEIMLIKLLSWLAKRFGREVETGHLIDLRLTHQDIAEMLNSTRVTITRVLTSLEERGLIHRLPLHRFVLKEEQIWHYEI; encoded by the coding sequence GTGGTATCCGCATCTTTGTCTGTAATCAATTATTCTGATAAAACTATTACTCGACATTTTAAGCATCGCTCCTTTATTCCACTTCCGCAAGATGTTCTTTGGAAAATTGAAAAAGGAGTGGTGCGGAACGTGACATGGCATGAAGACGGTACACTTGTTACTTTGGGAGTATGGGGGCCAGGAGATATCGTTGGCAGAGCTTTATCGAAAATCGAACCTTATGAAATTGAATGCTTAACTAAAGTAGAGGCTACAATTTTCCCTATAGAAAAATCGTATCCACTGACAGAAGTATTGTTAGCGCACGTTCAACAGTCAGAAGAATTGATGGTAATTCGCAGCTACAAAACAGTGGAAATTATGTTAATTAAACTATTGAGTTGGTTAGCCAAAAGATTTGGTCGTGAAGTAGAAACTGGGCATTTAATTGATTTACGTCTCACTCATCAAGATATTGCAGAAATGCTGAATTCAACTCGCGTTACAATAACTCGCGTGCTCACGAGTTTAGAAGAGCGGGGATTGATTCACCGTCTGCCTTTACATCGATTTGTGCTGAAAGAAGAACAGATATGGCACTATGAAATATAA
- a CDS encoding ABC exporter membrane fusion protein: protein MLQHLKSEGAFSPQSIFRPSIAIAMLAAFAVGGISVYTVQQSRSAELNKAQQQVVQVPQVKTVTALGRLEPKGEVIKLSAPASAEGSRVEQLLVKEGDTVKAGQVVAILDSRDRLAAALEEAKEAVQVAKANLQQVKAGAKQGEIAAQTAQVDRLQAQRGTEIVAQKATIARLEAEKDTEIEAQKATIAKLQAELDNAQAEYQRYQSLYQEGAISASSQDSKRLTLQTAQQQLAEAKANLKRIQASRQEQLAEAKANLERIQTTGEKQIEEGKATLNRIAEVRPVDVAAAQAEVNKATAAVKRADANLQQAYVRSPQAGQVFKIYTRPGELVSNDGIAEIGQTGQMYAVVEVYQSDVNKVRPGQKVRLDSDSIASELYGTVERIGWQVQRQNIINSDPSSNIDARVVEVHVQLDEASSQKAAKFSNLQVKAVIEQ, encoded by the coding sequence ATGCTGCAACACTTGAAATCGGAAGGTGCTTTTTCCCCACAATCAATTTTCCGTCCATCGATCGCGATCGCCATGCTTGCAGCTTTCGCTGTAGGTGGAATCAGTGTTTATACTGTGCAGCAATCGCGGAGTGCGGAATTGAATAAGGCACAGCAACAAGTAGTTCAAGTGCCACAAGTAAAAACAGTCACAGCCTTGGGCAGATTAGAGCCAAAGGGAGAAGTAATTAAATTATCTGCACCAGCATCGGCAGAAGGAAGCCGAGTCGAACAGTTACTGGTGAAAGAAGGAGATACGGTGAAAGCAGGGCAAGTAGTGGCGATTTTAGACAGTCGCGATCGCTTGGCTGCTGCTTTAGAAGAAGCCAAAGAAGCCGTGCAAGTAGCCAAGGCGAATCTTCAGCAAGTGAAAGCAGGGGCTAAACAAGGCGAAATCGCCGCCCAAACAGCGCAGGTTGACCGCCTCCAAGCACAACGAGGTACAGAAATAGTAGCCCAAAAAGCAACCATCGCTCGTCTAGAAGCAGAAAAAGATACGGAAATCGAGGCACAAAAAGCAACTATTGCTAAGTTGCAAGCAGAGCTAGATAATGCTCAAGCAGAATACCAACGCTATCAAAGCCTGTATCAAGAAGGTGCGATTTCTGCATCCTCACAAGACAGTAAGCGTTTGACTTTGCAAACGGCACAACAACAATTAGCAGAGGCAAAAGCTAACCTCAAACGCATTCAAGCATCCCGCCAAGAGCAACTAGCAGAGGCGAAAGCTAACCTAGAACGTATCCAAACAACCGGAGAAAAACAAATAGAAGAAGGCAAAGCCACCTTAAATCGCATCGCCGAAGTACGTCCGGTGGATGTAGCAGCAGCCCAAGCTGAAGTGAATAAAGCTACAGCTGCGGTGAAAAGAGCAGACGCGAATTTGCAACAGGCTTATGTGCGATCGCCCCAAGCTGGTCAGGTTTTCAAAATATATACCCGTCCGGGTGAATTGGTGTCTAATGACGGCATCGCCGAGATTGGGCAAACCGGTCAGATGTATGCAGTTGTAGAAGTTTACCAAAGTGACGTCAACAAAGTGCGTCCCGGTCAAAAAGTGCGGTTGGATAGTGATTCTATCGCTAGTGAATTGTACGGAACTGTAGAAAGAATCGGCTGGCAGGTACAACGGCAGAATATCATCAACAGCGATCCCTCCAGCAATATCGACGCCAGAGTTGTAGAAGTCCACGTGCAACTAGATGAGGCATCCAGCCAGAAGGCAGCTAAATTCAGCAATTTGCAAGTAAAGGCGGTGATTGAACAGTGA
- a CDS encoding TetR/AcrR family transcriptional regulator: MVRAKVSDIDRDSSAEKVEQILQGAMQEFLAHGFAGTSMDRVAAAAGVSKATVYSHFADKEGLFKALVERLARKKFQSIFGSEPLEGEPSQVIRQLGTKALELMDTDKEHSAFMRVLIGESGRFPELAQVCVRAMHKPVLETLTQYIASHPELKIADPEAIARILVGSLVHFHITQNVLHGEEIVPMESDRIIDALMNMIVKSAQ, encoded by the coding sequence ATGGTACGTGCAAAAGTAAGTGATATAGACCGTGATAGTTCAGCCGAGAAAGTTGAACAAATTCTTCAAGGAGCGATGCAGGAGTTCTTGGCGCATGGCTTTGCCGGTACAAGCATGGATAGGGTAGCGGCGGCGGCGGGTGTTTCTAAAGCTACTGTCTACAGCCATTTTGCAGATAAAGAAGGATTGTTTAAAGCCTTGGTTGAACGGCTCGCGCGTAAGAAATTTCAGTCTATATTTGGTAGTGAACCTTTGGAAGGAGAACCATCTCAAGTAATCCGCCAGTTAGGAACTAAAGCTTTGGAACTGATGGATACCGACAAAGAACATAGTGCATTTATGCGCGTGCTAATTGGAGAGTCTGGTCGTTTTCCAGAGTTGGCTCAGGTTTGTGTTCGTGCCATGCATAAACCTGTGTTGGAGACTCTCACTCAATATATAGCATCTCATCCAGAACTGAAAATAGCTGATCCAGAGGCAATAGCAAGAATTCTAGTTGGGTCGTTAGTGCATTTCCATATTACTCAGAATGTACTGCATGGTGAAGAGATTGTACCGATGGAGAGCGATCGCATCATTGATGCATTGATGAACATGATTGTGAAATCTGCTCAATAA
- a CDS encoding DevA family ABC transporter ATP-binding protein, which yields MVISIQNLNHYFGKGQLRKQALFDINLEINAGEIVIMTGPSGSGKTTLLTLVGGLRSAQEGSLRVLGRELCGANDKALTLARRSNGYIFQAHNLHGSLTAVQNVKMGLELHNNLSPKEMHARAAEILEMVGLENRLNYYPDDLSGGQKQRVAIARALVSHPKIVLADEPTAALDSKSGRDVVNLMQKLAKEQGCTILLVTHDNRILDIADRIVYMEDGKLANAPVAA from the coding sequence ATGGTCATTTCTATCCAAAATCTCAATCATTACTTCGGTAAAGGGCAACTCCGTAAACAAGCCCTATTTGATATCAACTTAGAGATAAACGCTGGTGAGATTGTGATTATGACAGGCCCGTCTGGCTCTGGCAAGACTACATTACTTACCTTAGTAGGTGGATTGCGTTCTGCCCAAGAAGGGAGTTTGCGAGTGTTGGGAAGAGAACTCTGCGGTGCAAATGACAAAGCGCTGACTCTGGCGCGACGCAGTAATGGTTATATTTTCCAAGCACATAACCTACACGGTAGCTTGACGGCTGTACAAAACGTCAAAATGGGGTTAGAACTACACAATAATCTTTCTCCCAAAGAAATGCACGCCCGTGCCGCTGAGATACTAGAAATGGTGGGATTGGAGAATCGCCTCAATTATTACCCAGATGACTTATCGGGTGGACAAAAACAACGGGTGGCGATCGCTCGGGCACTGGTGAGTCATCCTAAAATAGTCCTTGCGGATGAACCTACCGCCGCTTTGGATAGTAAATCTGGTCGAGACGTAGTCAACCTGATGCAAAAACTTGCCAAAGAGCAAGGCTGTACGATTCTTTTAGTGACTCACGACAACCGGATTTTAGATATAGCCGATCGCATTGTTTACATGGAAGATGGCAAGTTAGCAAATGCCCCTGTTGCAGCCTGA
- the devC gene encoding ABC transporter permease DevC, with protein MIGFIQQLQRRTPLGWLQLNRQKSRFLVALSGIAFADMLMFMQTGFQTALYNSNTRLHRSLEADIVLVSPQARNLANLSTFTRRRLFQAMDVPGVKSAEPMYFNTVSWKNPQTRKETMVLVIGFNPDRPAFDLPEVNSQLNEIKLPDTVLFDRGSRGDYKEAIAQIDQCKTVTTEIERRTITVSGLFKVGASFIADGSLITSDQNFLRLFPRREASSINLGLIQIKPGYDPEQVATALKAYLSNEKDVKVLTKEEFIKFEEYYWQTNTAIGFIFSLGVSMGFIVGVIIVYQVLSTDVNAHMKEYATFRAMGYRSRYLLGVVFEEAIIMAVLGFIPGFTISMGLYALTRSATNLPLYMTLARAFQVQILTVIMCMISGAIATRKVLAADPADMF; from the coding sequence GTGATTGGATTTATTCAGCAACTACAGCGGCGTACACCCTTGGGATGGCTGCAACTCAACCGCCAAAAAAGTCGTTTTTTAGTAGCACTGTCAGGCATTGCCTTTGCCGACATGTTGATGTTTATGCAAACAGGGTTTCAGACAGCTTTATATAACAGTAATACCAGACTGCATCGCAGCTTAGAGGCAGACATAGTTTTAGTGAGTCCTCAAGCACGTAACCTCGCCAATTTGTCTACCTTTACTCGGCGGCGACTGTTCCAAGCAATGGATGTACCGGGGGTAAAATCAGCAGAACCGATGTACTTCAACACCGTCTCTTGGAAGAATCCCCAAACGCGAAAAGAGACAATGGTTTTGGTAATCGGCTTTAACCCCGATCGGCCAGCATTTGACTTACCGGAAGTTAACAGCCAATTGAACGAGATTAAATTACCGGATACCGTGTTATTCGACCGTGGTTCTAGGGGAGACTACAAAGAAGCGATCGCGCAAATTGACCAATGTAAAACCGTTACTACCGAAATCGAACGCCGCACAATCACCGTTAGCGGCCTATTTAAAGTCGGGGCTTCCTTTATTGCCGATGGTAGCTTGATTACCAGCGACCAGAACTTTTTGCGATTATTTCCCAGACGAGAGGCAAGCAGCATTAATCTAGGATTGATTCAAATCAAACCAGGCTATGACCCCGAGCAGGTAGCAACAGCCTTAAAAGCTTATCTCAGCAATGAAAAAGATGTCAAAGTCCTGACCAAAGAAGAATTTATTAAATTTGAAGAATATTACTGGCAAACCAACACCGCGATCGGTTTTATCTTCAGTCTGGGTGTATCAATGGGATTCATAGTAGGGGTGATTATTGTTTATCAAGTTCTCTCCACTGATGTAAATGCCCATATGAAAGAATACGCCACTTTCAGAGCAATGGGCTATCGCAGCCGCTATTTGCTGGGTGTGGTATTTGAAGAAGCAATTATTATGGCAGTGTTAGGTTTTATACCGGGATTTACTATATCTATGGGACTCTACGCTCTAACGCGGAGTGCCACTAATTTGCCACTATATATGACCCTAGCACGAGCATTTCAGGTACAGATACTGACCGTAATTATGTGTATGATTTCGGGGGCGATCGCAACTCGCAAAGTCTTAGCCGCTGACCCCGCAGATATGTTTTAA